The sequence CAGCCTGTGTGCACATtgtggcctgtcccacacacagtcTTTGAGCCGTTTCAATGCAACAGGTGGGAACAGGAGGAAGAAGTGAGAAACAGCATGAACTTCATGAACCGAGTTCTTGGGGAGCTGACCAAAGAATTCTGGGAGGGAAGACCAAAATATCAGGACAACAGACCTGATGACAATGAAGACGGTAAAAGCCAATCAGAGGGCAAGGATGGAGATGGCTTTTCTCTGTCCCTGGATGTCCAGCGGTTCTCCCCAGAAGAACTGAAGGTGAAAGTACTTGGAAGAAAAGTGCTGGTGACAGGAAAACACGAGAAGAAAAGTGATGATGGGAGCGGCTCTTACAGCTACAAATATGAAGAGTTCAGGAGAGAATTTCAGCTGCCAGAAGATGTCGATGCTCAAGCTCTTAACTGCTGTTTGTCACAGGACGGTCGGTTAAAGGTTCAAACCCCACGCCTGGCACTGCCAGCTGTGAATGGACGAACCGTCCCCATCAACATCACCTCTGATACAACAACCGCTCCTCGGCTAAACCCAGGCAAAGAGGCACAGAAACAGGACGGTGGAAAGGATGAGGGGAACAAGGAAGATGCGGAAGCAAAAAAGGATATTTAAGACTCATTTACAATGACGTTTTGTAAGATATAAGAAAGTTTATATGCAATAAGTTTAAGACAATGATCTGAAGTCATAATGCTAAACATTAATTATTGTTTTCTTCTTGTATATCTGAAATTGTTCACTGTGCCATTATTCACATTATGTTTATATATATGTATTGAGTCAATAAACATTTTGGAACAGTGATGTCCATGATTCACCTTGTTAACTTGTTCAATAGATAATATCCGACAATTCAAAGACTAGCCACTTACTTCGTTTCACACTCAGTAAAGGCACTAATTTGAATTTGGCTTAACTTAAAAGCAGAAAAAggatgcaaaaagttagtatgcaggtacagcaattaatcaggaatgcaaatggaatgttggtctttattgcaagggggaatagagtataaaagcggagaagtcctcCTGCAACTAtaaagggtattagtgaggccacacctggagtactgcgtacagttttagtctccgtatttaaggaaggatatacttgcattggaggctgttcaggtaaGGTTCAGTCGGatgattcctgaggtgaggggattgacttttgaagatagtttgagtaggttgggcttatactcattggagttcagaagaatgagagatgatcttctcgaaacatatcagataatgagggggctcgacaaggtggatgcagagaggatatttccactcataggggaaactaaaactaagggacatagtctcagaataaggggccgcccatttaaaactgagatgaggaggaatttcttctctcagagggttgtaaatctgtggaattctctgctccagagagctgtggaggctgggtcattgaatatatttaaggcggagatagacagacttttgagcgataagggaataaagagttatggggagcgggcagggaagtggagctgagtccatgatcagatcagccatgatctcattaaatggcagagcaggctcaaggggccaggtgggctaatcctgcccctatttctcatgttcttatatatAAAGATCTGCCTCAGATTGAACTGAGTCCGGTAAAAGTATGAAAACATTGCACAGACCCACTGCACCAATAGCTGAGTACATCTCTGTGACCAGAGACATTCCCTGCAGCCTCATAATGACCAGCAATAACAGCCCGCCTTCCAACACAGGCACCAGACGGCCCACCATTCATTTGGTGCATGGTCGTAACCCTTTCATTGGCGTTATCTGCTCAATATAAATAATTGGGAGGAAAAGGAAAGTTACTTGCTGTGCAAGCATGTTTCTTAAAGTTTTAGTTAAATAGTATTACTAGTCCTTCACCCTTCAGCCCTCTATCTttcagtatcatagaatcatagcacaggaggacatttggcccatcgaatcTATGGTGTCTCTTTTGAAGAGTAATCTAGTTAgtcctgttaagttcagaataactccacgagactgtgttgtaagctcaaaccattgtgaccttggtctctttaatataactccaaaatcaggcagcagcatggtggactgccttttgtacctgcttgctccagggtacacaggtgactcaTAGGTCTCACACAGGTGtggcccctagtggcaagtcttaaaacaggtgaggttcacatacataacatcacttctccCCAAaatcttgagtacaagttatttacaggttgaggcgatccggggctctgcgttcccgggtcgattgcctgagttgaaatCTTGGCCTGGGTGAgtgggttggatcattgctgcgctgcggtgtggctggtctgatcggactgtcgggcacggtgggttcatcctcgtggttgacagcgaggtcaatttctggttggatgtgtgttggtggatcatagatggtagggtcttcttcaaactgttcttggtagtccgtgaatcgcagtttggtctgatccaggcgcatgtttgcccattcagcaatttcacaacaaacactctattcccctccttggctaagacagtgccagcaacccacttgggaccgtgaccataatttagaacaaacaccggatcattaacctcaatgtcacgcgaggccgccgcgtgatcgtggtacacgcTATGCCTTTGCTGTCGGgtatctacgtgatcattgagatctgggtgaactaaggagagcctggttttgaatgctctcttcattaacaattctgcagggggaaccccggtgagcgagtaagggcgtgtccggtagctgaacaggaccctagataaccgagtctgcaaggagccgtccgttacgcgtctcaagctttgcttgattgtttggactgcccgttccgcttggccgttggatgcagccttaaatggggcagacctgacatgcttgatgccattgcaggtcatgaacttgttgaattccaagctggtgaaacatggttcattgtcactgacaaggtcgTCAGGCaaatcatgggtggcgaacatggccctgaggctttcaatggtggcactggacgtacatgatgacattattatacattcaatccattttgagtaagcgtccactactactagaaACATCGTCcctggaaaggggccagcgaaatctacgtggaccctggaccatggtttggaggcccatgaccacaggctcaaggGGGCCTCCCTGGatgcgttgctcagctgtgagcaagtgtcgtattggtgtacgcatgactctaattcagagtcaatGCCATGCCACCAGACGTGCGTCCTGTCGATAGCCTTTATCATGACTATGTAGGttgctgtgtaggttgcgtataaacgtttccctgccctttttgggcaaaatcacgtgattctcccataggaggcaatccgactggactgacagtttGTCCTTGTGTCGGTGAAAAGTCTGAATTTCcttttgcatttccccaggaaccccCGACCACCTCCCATTGAGGATGAATCTTTTTATTAGTGAtagcagggggtcttggctggtccaggtcctgatctggcgagccgtgacaggtgacccctcgctctcaaaagcatccgttaccagaagcaagtctgcgggttgtgccacttccatcccggtggtgggcaatggcagccgactgagggcatcagcacagttctccgtgcctggtctgtggtggattacagagTCGTAcgtagataacgttagtgcccatctttggatgcgggatgaagcattggtgctgatatctttgctttctgagagcagtgaagtaaacagtttgtggtcggtttcgaggtcgaaccggaggccaaatagatattggtgcatttactTAACCCCTTTTACACAAGTCatagcttctttctcaaccatactgtaggctctttcagccttggataaacttctggatgcatatgcaaccggttgcagtttgcctgtaacacacaaccgaccccgtacgacgaatcacaagctagtactaaacgtttacacgggtcatacaatacaagtaacttgttagagcatagcaggtttctggccttgttaaaggctgtctcttgagatttaccccaaacccagtcggcacccttgcgtagcaacaaatgcaagggttccagcaaagtgctcaaccccggtagaaagttaccaggaacgaacgcagctccgtcacattctgtggtctgggtgcattcttgatggcctccgtcttggagtctgtgggtctgatgccgtccgccgcaatctttctgcccagaaattcgacctctagcgccaggagaacacacttggagcatttcagcctgagtcccactctgtccagtcgctttagaacctcttccaggttgtgcaagtgttcggtagtGTTGCTACCAGTGATCAagctgtcgtcttgaaacaccacggtgcatggaaccgatttcagcagactctccatgttcctctggaagatggccgccaccgagcaaatcccaaaggggcatcggtggtacacgaacagtcctttgtgcgtgttgatgaacgTTAACTTCTTTGATGGTttagccaactcctgtgtcatgtaagcggaggttaggtctagctttgtGAAGGATTTTCGCCCCgctagcattgcgaataagtcctctgctttgggtagtggatactggtcctgtaacgagacttggttgatcggtaccttgtagtccccgcagattctgatcgtcccatcgctctttagtacctgcacgattggactggcccactcgttgaactcgactggcgatatgattccctctcgttgaagtctgtccagcttgatttcaactttctctcgcatcatatatgggactgcttgggccttgtgatgaacgggccgtgccccaggaacaagatggatctgcactttggcgcctgtgaagttgccgatgcctggctcaaagaacgccgggaatttgtttagcacctgggcgcacagagggtcatccaccaaggacagtgctttgatatcgtcccagttccaccggatcttgcctagccagctcctgccgaacagcgttgggccatcgcctggtacaatccatagtggtaaatcatgcacccttcCGTCATACGATTCTTTCACTGCCacgctgccgataacaggtatgagttctttggtgtaagtgcgcagcgtagtgtgaattgggctcagttttggcctctgtgccttgttactgcaCAGTTTCTCAAACGCCTTGGCTCATAATCgagtgactcgcccccgtgtccaattccatggagactggaatgaaaTTAAGTTTGGctattaacattattggagggcttttggtggtgaaggtgtgcaccccatacacttccttctcatcctccggttgagttgcctcacctgctcgttcagtgtgacccacgctggatcggtcgctctctgctgactctgccacgtggtgagtccgaggttgcttgcacattcgctggaggtgccccattgttccacagcccttgcacacatagtgcttgaatcgacattgatgggctctgtgactgcccccgcattagcactccccagcggcctctgagtcaccctaggcctggcctctgcggtcgtgtgggccctactatgtacagttctgcctgctgagggcattattttatgcacagtacttgccggtgagcttcggttctgtgaagatatctgtttcgtgttgtcgctcgtggatatgaaggcctgggctatcatgatggccttgctcagatctaaggattcggcagacagcagtttgcggagGATGGCCCCGTGGCCGATTCCGAGCACgacaaagtcccacaacatttcccccaaagatcctgcaaattcgcactgccccgctcgGCGTCTTAAGTCGgcaacaaagctcgccacgttatggcccccggagcgatggtgcgtgtaaaagcactACCTGGCCAataagatgttctccttcggctggATGTGTTCTCGAGCCAGCGcagacagctctgtgtaagtcttgccgatggtttgtctgggaccagtagatctTTGAGGAAACCCTATACCGACGACCTGCatgtggtgaggagaatcgccctgcgcttggtctccgtctcagccatgtccagctcattcgccatgaagtactggtcgagacactcaacgaaggcttcccaatcatcaccctcaacaaatctctcaagaataccaacggcagccatttccgagtgaaagttcatgatctgtaactcgttaaattcagaataactccacgagactgttgtaagctcaaaccattctgatgttggtctctttaatataactccaaagtgaggcaacagcatggtggactgccttttatacctgtttgctccagggtacacaggtgacccataggcctCCCAgatgtgtgccccctagtggcaagtcttacacgcaGGTGAGGTTCACATGCATAACAAGTCCCATTCCTGCTCTTTctctatatccctgcaattttacctccttcaaatatttatcccattcccttttgaaggctacgacTGAATCTCTCTCCATCAGCCTATCAGGCAGTGCGACCCAAATCCTAACCATAGTCAAAAGTTTTTCCTCACGTTgtctcttgttcttttgccaatttccttaaatctgtgccctctcctgATCGACCCTGTGTAATAATTCTCGCAGTGTCAGTCAGCGGTTAGATTGCTTCGGTAAATTTACTGTGTTACAGCATCGGACAAACTGCTCGTGTTTAGGCTGCTGCAGGACAGCTGGAAACATCAATAACCGTATCACAGCTCCCAGAGTacacatgagcaatgccacaggagatcgagTAGTAAAGTATTAAATGGTGTACAATCTGTAAACTCTCAATATGAACTTAAATCAACTCTGGAATAtatttaattgtttttttaaattttattattcgtagccaatctttccaattctttagtcaaatcacaaacgccagaggtcaccttgcacacatcaaggatcactctgcgccaatgctcttagccaaaaggccgagagcccaagcaccattcctggaagtactgcaataccaggttcgtgccatggaggtggatgggtcaagccaccccacccacctcctatttccaaaaagcataggagaaccaccttcctgatccagagagaaccactttggggtcatggttactcccctgtcaggtcagttacgcatgatcttagccaaaaggccgagaagcgatatttaattgttttttttattttttatttttatttatttatttatttatttttaaatttttcgttgccaatctttccaattctttgtcaaatcacaaacgccagaggtcacctcgcacacatcaaggatcactctgcgccaatgctcttagccaaaaggccgagagccgctgcaccgttcctggaagtactgcaataccaggtttgtgccgtggaggtggatgggtcaagccaccccacccacctcctatttccaaaaagcataggagaaccaccttcctgatccagagagaaccactttggggtcatggttactcccctgtcaggtcagttacacatgatcttagccaaaaggccgagaagcgatagccaaaCACAGCAGGGAATAAAGATTCATGTTGCAGTCCGTAGGAGACAGGTGTATGTATGGATACTGTCAAGGAACCATTTACCAAGTTATGGTGTTGGAAGTGGGGTTGCCAGCTCCCCTTGGAGGCATTCCTGGAAATTTGATCACGTGACATTCTGATCACATGATATCTGCCCATGTGATGCCAATGTCTATCCCATTCACATTGAAAGCAGGTTTTAGTCACTACCACAATAGCCACATGTGGTGAAGGATCCCATGGTCCAATAGCCCTCAGTTAAAGCagcttcctcctcccttcccccttgttTCTTTCAGTGAGAATGTTTGGGTTTCATTCCCTCGTTCCCCATTTGCCTACCAGTGGAATCAACATTTCACTATTTATCTACAGTGAAGTCTCCAGGTTTCACGCAGCCTTTTATTGGTTGTTGATCTCTCAGTGACAAGCTCTGTGGAAGAGGCTGGGAATGATTCTGATTAAAATTAACACGATTTAACCTCGTACTGACTCCCAACTCCAGACTAACAGTCAGTAACTATTCACAGCACATCACAGCACCTCGCATGGGATAGAACTGACAGCATGAATATAATTGGGTTTACTAATAGCATGTCACAATGGAAGTAGCGTTAGTGATAGTAATGCCCGATTCCTGGAAACTCCTGGTCATTCCAGGAGGGTTGGGAAGCCTAGTTGGGAGTGTTACAACCACATTAATTGTAGGGCCCTCATTGTTGTTCATTTAATATTATAATTCACTAGAACTTAAAACATTGCTACATGTTATCAGTAAACCCAATTATATTCATGCTGCCAGTTCTCTCCAAAGCCGAAGAAGGAAATTAGGTGGCAGtcttgggttcaagccccagtctaTCGGActcagcacataatttaggctgacagttcagtgagggaatgctgcactgtaggaggtgccatctttcagatgggacattaaactcaagccccatctgccctcttgggtggaagtaaaagatcccatgacactattcaaagaacagctgcagaattctcacagattcCTGGGCAACATTGGCCCCTCAACCAAacccaacaaaaacagattatctgctcatttctcACATTGTGTGTGTGAGACTCTGCTCGTTGTAATATGTGCTGCTGCATGTGGCTATATTGCAACAATGACCGCACTTCAAAAGGATCTAATcggatgtgaagcactttgagatatcctgagtGCATGGAATGTACTATATCAATGCAAATTCTTGCTTTCTTTATACGGAAATAATATATTTTTAAACTTAAATTGGTAGAAAataaaaaattatatattttattcTGAGATTCGCAAATACAGCAAAAATATGATAAATTACTGATGACgagagaatcatacagcatagatggATTCCATTCAGAGATTTGTACTTTCGTCCCACAATATACAACTTAAAATATAACGCTCATAATCAAGAAAAGATATTGTTAACAGAAAGCATTTTTCAGACATACAGAATGAACAGAATGAATCACTTATTTAGTTTTACACAAATTCACTTGATTCTCATTTCCCCAGTATAAAATTGCTCTGTGATGTGCGGCACAAGTTCACTGTAAATGAGTATCAACAGTCCTCATTCCTTTCAGCCTGTGTCTTGTTCTCAACAACCAGGCCCCTGTCCTGTTTCTGTGCCTCTTTGCCTGGGTTTAGCCGGGGAGCGGTTGTTGTATCAGAGGTGATGTTGATGGGGACGGTTCGTCCATTCACAGCTGGCAGTGCCAGGCGTGGGGCTTGAACCTTTAACCGACCGTCCTGTGACAAACAGCAGTTAAGAGCTTGAGCATCGACATCTTCTGGCAGCTGAAATTCTCTCCTGAACTCTTCATATTTGTAGCTGTAAGAGCCGCTCCCATCATCACTTTTCTTCTCGTGTTTTCCTGTCACCAGCACTTTTCTTCCAAGTACTTTCACCTTCAGTTCTTCTGGGGAGAACCGCTGGACATCCAGGGACAGAGAAAAGCCATCTCCATCCTTGCCCTCTGATTGGCTTTTACCGTCTTCATTGTCATCAGGTCTGTTGTCCTGATATTTTGGTCTTCCCTCCCAGAATTCTTTGGCCAGCTCCCCAAGAACTCGGTTCATGAAGTTCATGATCTTTCTCACTTCTTCCTCCTGTTCCCACCTGTTGCATTGAAACGGCTCAAAgactgtgtgtgggacaggccacaATGTGCACACAGGCTGCTGGCACAGACGTGAAGGGTGGACAGCCCGACAGCTCAGCATTGTCTCTGCCTCTTCTATCACTTCTCACAAACACGACTGATGTGAACTCCCGGTCTTCAGTCTCTGATCTGCTACAGCACTCAGAACACCCGCCTTATATATTGCACTCCCAGAACTCCAGACACTTCCAGAATTAGCTCAACATTGCTGGGGTTATGACACGTGAGCAGAAAATAACCGAGGTCTCATCTCAGCCTTGCTTTAAACAAGAATGACTGGGATTCAGTGACACCCACTGGTGCAATTCCAGAGACTTGTGGAATGTACTCACCCAGTGACAGCACAGGTGGGAGGGGCAAATGATTGACAGCCCAGTACAAGGCAGACTGTGTGGTAAAGGGGTGTTTGCTGAGAAGTAGATGTGTTCAACTTAGTGAACGATCAACTAACATTGTGAGATAATGAAGAGTCGGTCAGTGACTTTCTAGCTTGCTATTTTCAGTCATGTTCAAGATATTAAAGTGACATTTAACCACAGCAGAGCAGAGTGATCAGAAAGAATGAAATTCAGATCAGTTTGGTTTAAATTAAGTGGTGTTCTGATTCTGCCCAATAGAGGGCCATTAATTCCCTTGTAATTTGATTAATTTGTGTGAGACTTATCTTCAGTTTACAGAGTTGAGTCTTGTGGAACCGACAATTCAAAAGAGATGGATATAACGTTTATCCTCACGGGGTAATCTTTATTTAAGAACAATAACACGGGTACAAGTAACAATAATAGCACGTCTAACAGTTTATCTACTTTACATTCAAGCAATTTTGAGCAAAAGCCCACGTGTAGCTAATACCAACGGTGGTCAGGTTCTCAGTGATCTACTCGGTGGCTCTCCACAGCACCGTATCACTTTCTTCACAGCGCAagtacatcatcattatcatcatcagaggcagtccctcgaaatcgaggaagccttgctttcactctaaaagtgagttctcaggtgactgaggagtccaaggcgggaatcacagtctctgtcgcaggtgggacagacaatcggaggaggaaagggtgggtggggagtctggtttgctgcacgctccttccgctgcctgcgcttgttttctgcatgttctcggcgacgagattcaaggtgctcaccgccctccaggatgctcttccaccactttggccagggtctcccaggtgtcagtggggatgtcgcattttatcagggaagctttgagggcgaccttgaaacgtttgctctgcccacctggggcttgcttgctgtgtaggagttccgactagagcacttgctttgggagtcttgtttcaggcatgcgaacaatgtggcccacccaacggagctggtcgcgtgtggtcagtgcttcgatgctagagaTGTtatcctgatcgagaacactgacgttggtgcgtctatcctcccaggggatttgcaagatcttgcggagacatcgttggtggtatttctccagtgacttcaggtgtctactgtatatggtccatgtctccgagccacacaggagggtgggtatcactacagccctgtagaccataagcttggtgttacTCGCTGCTTGCACTCACCACCTTGCTGCTGTTGCTCCCACTCTGTGGCAAATGCT is a genomic window of Pristiophorus japonicus isolate sPriJap1 chromosome 21, sPriJap1.hap1, whole genome shotgun sequence containing:
- the LOC139233589 gene encoding heat shock protein 30C-like — encoded protein: MLSCRAVHPSRLCQQPVCTLWPVPHTVFEPFQCNRWEQEEEVRNSMNFMNRVLGELTKEFWEGRPKYQDNRPDDNEDGKSQSEGKDGDGFSLSLDVQRFSPEELKVKVLGRKVLVTGKHEKKSDDGSGSYSYKYEEFRREFQLPEDVDAQALNCCLSQDGRLKVQTPRLALPAVNGRTVPINITSDTTTAPRLNPGKEAQKQDGGKDEGNKEDAEAKKDI
- the LOC139233590 gene encoding heat shock protein 30C-like gives rise to the protein MLSCRAVHPSRLCQQPVCTLWPVPHTVFEPFQCNRWEQEEEVRKIMNFMNRVLGELAKEFWEGRPKYQDNRPDDNEDGKSQSEGKDGDGFSLSLDVQRFSPEELKVKVLGRKVLVTGKHEKKSDDGSGSYSYKYEEFRREFQLPEDVDAQALNCCLSQDGRLKVQAPRLALPAVNGRTVPINITSDTTTAPRLNPGKEAQKQDRGLVVENKTQAERNEDC